The Gloeobacter violaceus PCC 7421 DNA window GATACTTATCAGGTTACCTTGAATGCCCCACATGCGGACCGTTCCGTCCCAACTTGCGGATGCCAATGTTTGGCCGTCCGGGCTAAAATCGACACTCATCACTTCATCCTGATGTCCCATAAGTGTTCTGAGAATCTTCCCGTTACGATTCCATAGACGAACGGTTTTATCTTGAGAAGCCGAAGCGAGCAGTTTACTGTCGGGACTGAAGCGTAGACTCCAAATAGTTGCATTGTGTCCTCGAATGACTGTGCGTAACTCGCCTTTAGATGTCCATAAATAAATGCTTCCCCGATCATCTGCTGAAGCCATAAACTCTCCATCTGGGCTGAAGCAAATGCTTGTGATGTTGTTCGCATGGCCCTTCAAAATTTTGATTGGCATTCCGTCAAGCTGCCACAATCGGATAGTTCTATCCCAACTTGCAGATGCCATCAGCTTTCTGCTGGAGCTGAAGCTGACCTGACTGATAAAGTCACTATGCCCTTCCAAACGATTTATTTGACGGTTGCTATACACGGATTGCTGCAGGGCAATACGAGTTTTCTCTCGAAGCTGCAGAGAACTAGTCCAAGTTTGCTGCACCAAGCTTTGCGCTCTCATGAGCTCAACGAGTGCCTCCAGGTGCTGGTGATTTGCAAACCGCAACTGAGCAGAGTTTATTAATGCATCAATTTCGCGCTCTTGTGACTTCAACGATTGCCAGTAGGCTGTGATCCCGAAACCCATGGCGACGACGGCAAGCAGGGCCAAAACACCTGCAAGGCGACGCAGTTGGTGGGTGCGCTTGCGCTCGAGTTGCAGTTGTTGAGCTCGAAGTTGCAGACTAATTTCAATAAAGGCCGTTTCCTTTGGGGAGAGCATGTCCTCATCGCGCAAAAATAGTTGCTCAGCTTCAGTTAGATCACTGCCGCGCAGCAAGTAATCGGTTTCACGATTTTTACTCTGCCAGTGGTCTGCGGCTTGTTCAATCTGTCGCTGGGTGCGCAGGCGGGAACGGTTGTCGGCCAGCCACTCGCGCAGCCTTCCCCAACTGCGGATGAGCACTTCATGAGCCACTTCTACCGTCGCTGTCGAGGAACCGGACTCCTCTTCTTCGGCCGCATCGACCACCAACAATTTGGCTTTGAGAAAGGCGTTCAACACCCTCTCCACCAGTTTGGAAGAATAGCGGCGGCTGATTAGACGATTGCGGGGCAGGTGGCGGCGGCTGTCCTCGGTGCCCTCCCCCAATTGCACGAGATTCAACATTAACCAGCGGGCGCACTCGCGTGCATCCAGTTCTTTGAGCGATTCGTAAACTTCATCGGCTTTGCGTTCAAGTGCTCCTCTTAGCCCGCCGATATCCCCCTCGTAAGCCCGGCGGGTGAGTAACGGCCCGGAGCGCTGTTTCCACAACTGCTCTAATACAAACTCCAACAGGGGCAGCTCCCCTGCGGAGTGGTTCAGTTCGTCGAGTAGTATCTCCACTAGTTCCGCTTCCACCTGTAAACCAACTTTGGATGCGGGCTCCAGGATGACGGCGCGATAGTCCTCGCGGCTGAGGCGTGGAGGGACCAGCACGCTCGAACGCTGTAGGGCGGCGGCCAGGATTGGATACTCCAGGCAGGGGGTAATGCTGTCGGCCCGAAGCGTAATGACCAGCTTGAAGCGGTCCGGGGCGTAACGGAGCGCCCCTTCCAACAGTTCGACAAAACGGTCGCGCTCCTCGGCGGCAGCCAGGGTAAACAATTCCTCGAACTGATCGACCACCAGCAGGACGATGGGTTCTGGGCGCTCGCGCAGTCGGCGCACAAAGTCTTCCACCCCCAGCGCCATCTCGTCTTCCTCTGCGGTCCGGCCTTCGAACAGAAGCCGGGCCAGGGCGGCGAAAGGATAGCTGCCCGGAAGCAGAGTCTTGATCCACCAGCCCTCGCTACCAAGCACCTGTTTTCCCTGGCGCAACTGGGCCACCAGCCCGGCCTGGACCAATGAGGACTTGCCGCTGCCGGAAGCGCCGATCACCGCCACAAAAGGCTGGGAACGTACCGCCGCCACCAGTTTGCCGACTAGCGCGTCCCGGCCGCAAAAAAAGGCACTGTCGGCCTCTTGAAAGGGGCGCAGGCCCTTGTAGGGCGAAACGCCCAGATCGACTGTGGCGGCGGTGGGGCTCTGTCCGGCTGTACCGGGTAAGACTTCGATCACCCCCTGGCTGCCGGCAAGCCACAGGTGCAGCCGGATGCCTCCAGGGGCAAGCTCGCGATCGATAAGCTTGATCCACTCGGTGACAGCAAGGCCCGAGCGCGCATCGCCGCTCGACTCAAGCGTGTGTACCAGGACTCGGGTGAAGCGATCCGGATCGGACAGGGGGGCGGCGGCGGCGATGAGACACTGGCTTTGGTCGCCTTCGAGCCGCAGTTCGCCTACCCAATCGTCGAGATCGCAAGCCCCCGGACAATCGAGCACCACGATCTGACGGCTTGCCGCTGCCCGGCGCAGTTCCAACCGCAGCGCGGAGCGGCTGAGGCGGACTCCTTCGCGCAAGACCAGCCACGATTCGCCGTCGGCGGAAGCTTCGATGCGCCCGTGCAGATAAATCAGCACCGTCTGGAGTGGAGGCACCGAGGCGTCGTAGGCCAGGGCACGGGACAACGCTTCGCGTAGCGAAAGTCCCTGGTGCGCCGGTGACCAGTACTGCGTCTGGTCGCGGTAGCCCGAGGCGCCGAGCAGCAACCGCCCAAAAGCAAGCACCGCCTCGCTGCCGACGGAGCCGTCCACCACCAACGCCCGGCCCACCGGCCCACCTGGAGCTGGGCCGGGAATGCTGCCGATGAGCAGTTCCCCGACGACATTGACGATTTTTTGAGGAGTCTGCAGGCGGTACTCAGGCAGCGGAGCGCCGCCGCGGCGCTGCTGGCTGATCAGCCGCTGCTGCTGGTTGAGGCGGTCTACATAGCGCAGCGTCCGGTGGTAGACGTAGCGGTAGAGAGCGTCCGCCTCGATGCGGCCCTGGGCGTCCGCCGCCGCACCTTCGAGTCCCTTGAGCAAAAAGTGGGTGAATACCCCGTGGCCCAACTCCGGGAAAGCCCAGGAGACCTGCTGACGATCACACGAGAGTAAAGCGTAAAAGCAGCGGCTGCGCGCAGCGCGCTGACGCAGCGCCTCGACCAGCGGGCCGGTCGGATCGGCGCTTTGTGCCTCGGTGACTCCCAGGTCAATCCCGCCGCTGTGGCAGGCGTCGAGCCAGACCAGCTGCCGCTCCGCCCGGCAGCGCTCAAAGCCAGCCATCAATTCCGCAAACCTTAGCCCGGTGCCTTCGAGATCCGCAAGGCGCGTGTTGGCCAGACAAAGCACCGCCTGTCCACGGTGCAGCAGACCGTGGCCCGAGAAGTAGAACAGTACTGTGTCCTCGGCCCCGGCCGCATCGACGATCTGCCGGAGGCTGGCGCGCACCCGCTCAAGGCTTGCCCCGGCGTCGGTGCCGTCGTGGT harbors:
- a CDS encoding caspase family protein, translated to MSPLALRVSPNGEASRFWMLLVGVDGYLDPGLADLRYCVADCEALAGALQAVCCETISPMLFVHHDGTDAGASLERVRASLRQIVDAAGAEDTVLFYFSGHGLLHRGQAVLCLANTRLADLEGTGLRFAELMAGFERCRAERQLVWLDACHSGGIDLGVTEAQSADPTGPLVEALRQRAARSRCFYALLSCDRQQVSWAFPELGHGVFTHFLLKGLEGAAADAQGRIEADALYRYVYHRTLRYVDRLNQQQRLISQQRRGGAPLPEYRLQTPQKIVNVVGELLIGSIPGPAPGGPVGRALVVDGSVGSEAVLAFGRLLLGASGYRDQTQYWSPAHQGLSLREALSRALAYDASVPPLQTVLIYLHGRIEASADGESWLVLREGVRLSRSALRLELRRAAASRQIVVLDCPGACDLDDWVGELRLEGDQSQCLIAAAAPLSDPDRFTRVLVHTLESSGDARSGLAVTEWIKLIDRELAPGGIRLHLWLAGSQGVIEVLPGTAGQSPTAATVDLGVSPYKGLRPFQEADSAFFCGRDALVGKLVAAVRSQPFVAVIGASGSGKSSLVQAGLVAQLRQGKQVLGSEGWWIKTLLPGSYPFAALARLLFEGRTAEEDEMALGVEDFVRRLRERPEPIVLLVVDQFEELFTLAAAEERDRFVELLEGALRYAPDRFKLVITLRADSITPCLEYPILAAALQRSSVLVPPRLSREDYRAVILEPASKVGLQVEAELVEILLDELNHSAGELPLLEFVLEQLWKQRSGPLLTRRAYEGDIGGLRGALERKADEVYESLKELDARECARWLMLNLVQLGEGTEDSRRHLPRNRLISRRYSSKLVERVLNAFLKAKLLVVDAAEEEESGSSTATVEVAHEVLIRSWGRLREWLADNRSRLRTQRQIEQAADHWQSKNRETDYLLRGSDLTEAEQLFLRDEDMLSPKETAFIEISLQLRAQQLQLERKRTHQLRRLAGVLALLAVVAMGFGITAYWQSLKSQEREIDALINSAQLRFANHQHLEALVELMRAQSLVQQTWTSSLQLREKTRIALQQSVYSNRQINRLEGHSDFISQVSFSSSRKLMASASWDRTIRLWQLDGMPIKILKGHANNITSICFSPDGEFMASADDRGSIYLWTSKGELRTVIRGHNATIWSLRFSPDSKLLASASQDKTVRLWNRNGKILRTLMGHQDEVMSVDFSPDGQTLASASWDGTVRMWGIQGNLISILKEHKDGIWSVAFSPDGQRLASAGQDKTLRLWNVHGQLLHTLSDNTTPFLSVRFSPDGSILASGSVDKTVRLWSREGVLLSSLHGHTGRVNSLDFSADGRILASASDDKTLLLWRLYGPPLTAFRGHGQWVSCVGFSPDSQAFATAGGDGTLDLWDRQGRLENRVIPPATIFALAYSPDGTIIASGGNDRAVRLWTRHGSYLSQFDKQGAAVTSLSFSPNGNLIAAGGPDGLVWLWGHKGKLFKKISTGHAELAVVRFGPRGLFLATAGGVDRTIRIWSQTGTLLRTLRGHPDLITDLTFSPDNQVLVSASRDGTLRYWTIAGQLLKTINAHSNRVTSIDFSADGKTVASAGADGTVRLWGPVGESVAVLYGHKDSVGAVRFSPDSKILLSGAADGSVFLWQAWRTEANWLLNESCKQLQSYLRSNITAQSFIQDLCSVSIHRINSDAQTP